A segment of the Agromyces sp. H17E-10 genome:
GGTGTGCTCGGCGCCGCGCAGCCCTGCCGTCGCCTGGGAGCGCAGACCGAGCGCGATCGCGACGCCCTCGTCGTCGGTGAGGAGCAGAGGCGGCAACCCGGTGCCGGCCTCGAGACGGTAGCCGCCGGCACTGCCGCGCAGCGACTCGATGCCGTAGCCGAGCTCGCGCAGGCGCTCGACATCGCGGCGCAGGGTGCGGTCGCTCACACCGAGGCGGTCGACGAGTTCGCGCGCCGACCAGTGCCGGTGGCTCTGCAGCAGCGAGAGCAGTTCGAGGGTCCTCGAGGTGGTTGCGGCCATGTTCCGATTCTCTCGCCAATGCGGACGGAAAGTGACCGGATTGATCGAGAAGCTGGGCTCATGACGAACACGAACCAGATGATCTCCGCCCAGGGCCTCACGAAGACGTTCCGCTCGAAGGGGCAGACCGTCGAGGCCGTCCGCTCCCTCGACCTCGCCGTCGGCGAGGGCGAACTCGTCGCGTTCCTCGGCCCGAACGGCGCCGGCAAGTCGACGACCCTCCGCATGCTGACCACCCTCCTGCCCGCGACGAGCGGCGAGGCGAGGGTCGCCGGCTGCGACATCCGCACCGACGCGGCGGGCGTGCGCCGACGCATCGGCTACGTCGGCCAGGGCAGCTCGGGCGGCCACACCCAGCGGGTTCGCGACGAGCTGCACGCGCAGGGGGCGTTCTACGGGCTCGGCCGCCGCGAGACCCGCGCCCGTTCCGCCGAGCTCATCGAGTCGCTCGAGCTCGGGCAGGTCGCGAACCGCACGGTGCAGCAGCTCTCGGGCGGGCAGAAGCGCCGTCTCGACATCGCGCTCGGGCTCATCCACCGGCCGGGTCTGCTGTTCCTCGACGAGCCGTCGACCGGGCTCGACCC
Coding sequences within it:
- a CDS encoding ATP-binding cassette domain-containing protein yields the protein MTNTNQMISAQGLTKTFRSKGQTVEAVRSLDLAVGEGELVAFLGPNGAGKSTTLRMLTTLLPATSGEARVAGCDIRTDAAGVRRRIGYVGQGSSGGHTQRVRDELHAQGAFYGLGRRETRARSAELIESLELGQVANRTVQQLSGGQKRRLDIALGLIHRPGLLFLDEPSTGLDPHSRANLWQHIVDLRRTTGTTIFLTTHYLDEADQLAERVMVMDHGSVIADDTAIALKQSLAGDRVTLTFDTASDAAAAAARVGGDVDPADARVVTVTAPGGDRALPRYVRGLSDAGLDVVAATHRRPTLDDVFLALTGRSLREEAAHAEPAEELALAG